One Nicotiana tabacum cultivar K326 chromosome 23, ASM71507v2, whole genome shotgun sequence genomic window, CCTGAGACACTTGGGTATTGTTGATAACCAAGTAATAATATGGTGAAACAATGCTCAATTCTGTTGTTGGTTCCTCtttatccttatttatttctcaACCTGGAAACGGGTCTTATCAAATATGTCTATGCACACACTCGCAACTTACAACTCACAAGAGATTGTAGCCATATATCTTTGAAGTCTTCCTACATTGGACTCGAAAATATTGATATTGAAAATCTGGTTGATTGTTCTTAACCATATTGCTATATTTCAACAACAGAACCCAAAATTATAGTAGCTCAAGTACAGTGAACTTCTGTATAGCTGTGGCTTTTGCAGTCTGGATAAGTGAAAAGCTTGTATTTGGCCATAGTTCAAGTGCTATTTTGCAGTGATGCACGTTGTTGCAAGAATAGGCAGATTGCAGTGCAATCATCTCTCTTGGTGTTAGGAAATTTCTGCTTCCATGCATCTATTGAAGCCTCTACCACTGCCTTCGCGGCTGCTGCTCCATCATTTGTTGAACACACTATGGAAACGACTTGGTCATTACTAAGCACATCCCATACCTAATGTTACAATGAAAACAGGATATGTCAAGTTTTGTAGAAACAGAGAAATGGAGAGACTCGATTTGAAAGACGAGAAACCAAACAAAAACTACATAGTCAGAATCGGCTTACCCCATCAGTTGCTAGAACAAGGAACTGATCATTGGAAGAAAGATGGTGATAGGAGACATCAGGCCTGGAGATAATACCATAGTTTTTGAGCATGAAATCTCCGAAAGCTCTAGACATGGCGAGTCCAGGAGCGTCTTCATTGGGTAACCACACTCTCTGTATATGTGGCTCTTTTTCTAGTGCTAGCACTCTTCCACCACAATTCCTTATTCTTTCTGCTTCAGCTGCATGCATCAAACAGTTTATGATCTAGGCATTAGTAGGTCAATTTGGAACTGAACTGTGACTTTAGTATCATCAATCATGTCGAGAGTCTTACAAGGCAGGCTAGGCTTCAAATCAGTAGTTAATGGAACAGGCTCAATTGTTCCCTCCTCTGTCTTTCTTCCTAGTACAGCTCGAGAATCGCCAAGATTAGCTATAATCAGATCATCATCCTATAGCATATAAAACATTCAAACAACAAAATTATATATCCAATTCTCTAAATAAAAAATGAAGTTTCAATTTCTGAATTATCTTATAGGTTCGGAATACTTTCTCATTACCTGTCTTATAGCAACCACAGCAGTTGTTCCACTGCAAGAACAGTCCAATTTCTCAAGacatttaatttctttatccaCCACCTTAAAGGAACTCAGAAAAGCCTCTTTCCACTTGTTAAAATTCTTGTTCTTCGCCGATTCATCAACTTCTTTCACATTTTGTTTTGGAGAAGTGATCTTTGGGAGAGAAAGTATATGTTTCAGAAGCAAAGATGGCAACTTATTCATAACTAACTTGCTCACTATCTGTCCATTCTCTCCATGCCCATCAAAAACTCCACTGAAAACTCCATTTTCTACACCATACCCCTGCCAGAAAAAGAAAGTTTCCATTTTTAGACACCCTATATAAAACCTATTCTTAAATGATAAAACTCAGAGAAATTGATCACAAACCTGATAGAGAATAGCAGAATCTTGATTGAGTCCTTTGCATCCTTGTTGAGAATAAACTGAACCAATTTGTTGGtatccattgttgttgttgtcttcaTAGTGAACCAAATTTGCATGGCCATAATTAATAGCATGAATCTCAAAAGATTCACTGGATATGCAGATACCCATTTTGTCAACTgtgtttttctttacttttttccTTGTTTGTGGTTCCTACTTTAACAGCTGAAAGAGAATCCTGTATTTAAAGAAATTTTAGATCTTTCAAAGGAATTGAAAAGTGGATTAATAAATTCTGAAATAACAGTTGTGGCTCCCAAGGATTAGAGAAACTCATTCAGATTCAATAATTCACTGgtttatttattgtaatgtatTATTCTAGATTACCCCAAGATTCACTTTAAGGGGCATCTGAGTTGTACACTCGTAGGATTAACATACGCAAgctttaattattaaataaaggTTAGACTTTTCTCCAATGGATGTAAGAAGAACAAACCAGTTTCTCTGTCATTGGAGAAAAATTGTTTAGTTGTCAGCTCCAGGTAGctcttttgttttaatttttgatGAAACAAATTGGTTACAGAATGTTATATTAAGATAATCTTCTCCTTAATAAAGTGATGATCCTATTATCTCCTCGTTTGAttgtaacgatccaaccggttgttttactttctagatccccgttcccctatttaagactcgccgtatgtgcttttacttgttatatgacttgtggggaaggttggtttggttttggaagggttcgggttgaaatcggaacacttagttccttaatagtggcctaaggtggccaaattttacttgagtcaacatttttagtaaacaacATCGGAAccgtgatttgatggttccaataggttcgtatgattattttggacttaggcgtgtgttcggatcgagttttgggtgatccgggagcgttttgacgcttaatattgaaagttggcgccttgaaggttttaaagtttctTAAATTTGGTTTAAAGTAGATTTTGGtgatatcgatgtccgtttgggatttcgagcctcgGAATAGGTTcttatggtgatttatgactagTACGCAAAATTTTACGTTATTTTCAGTTGTGTAAGTATGGTTCGTCGCATTCAGAgctagttgaagaagtttgaagttcataagttgattaatttggttttggggtgcgattcttagtttcgatgttgttttatgcgTCCCAAggcttcgagcaagtccgtattatatttatgAACTTATAGGTACAGTTAGACGGGGTCCCAGGTAGCTCGGATAAGTTTCGAACCACCGGAGCTAAGTTCAAATTTCTGCAATTTGTTGttttggttttcttcttcgcgaacgcggagaaggcCTCACGTTGGCGATCAAGGAATTGGGGCTAGGGCATttagtgcttcgcgttcgcgatacggCAGTCGCATTAGCGAAGGCTAGAGACCAGTagtcatcgcgttcacgatggtggtatcgtgttcgcgtagaaggaggGAGCTGGGCCTGGGAAGCTAGGtcgttactcttcgcgttcgcgattggctgaccgcattcgcgaagggttggtcaggttgaccttcgcgttcgcgatggccatgtcgcgttcgcgaagagtattttTGGGCGATGGCATAtttttgccttcgcgatcgcgagaggcCTATCAATCGCGAAGAAGGGACCACTGGGCAGAAACATGTTTTAAATCGGGACTTAggttcattttctctcatttcacTTTGGGTtggccgattttggagctcttggagagggATTTTTCACCTAGCATTTTAAGGTAATtgatttctacttaatgtgagtttagtacatagattatgggtagattttaacatgtaaattgtggaaattataggattttgttgaaaaacttaggttttggTGAAAATGAgattagaccacgaaaatgattatggaattgagtagaaattatatatttgagtttgtaaggTTATGGGTTTCATTTATTTACAAAAgtttcggaatccaggcacgtgggcccgaaaGTGACTTTTAGAAATTTTTCAAATTggattgggtaattactctaatagttaaattatgaacatTTGAGCACATATTGATTAGTTTGCACGACCTTTGGCCAGTTCTGGATTGCTCGATATCGATTTGAGGCTATTAGTGTGATTTGAGCACCAGGAAGAGGGCTTGGAACGAGGTaaatctcttgcctaaccttgtaagagggaattaactcgaggtaagtctcttgcctaaccttgtaagagggaattaaccccataagtgtttaaattattatttgttaataattatg contains:
- the LOC107825379 gene encoding putative protein phosphatase 2C 72; amino-acid sequence: MGICISSESFEIHAINYGHANLVHYEDNNNNGYQQIGSVYSQQGCKGLNQDSAILYQGYGVENGVFSGVFDGHGENGQIVSKLVMNKLPSLLLKHILSLPKITSPKQNVKEVDESAKNKNFNKWKEAFLSSFKVVDKEIKCLEKLDCSCSGTTAVVAIRQDDDLIIANLGDSRAVLGRKTEEGTIEPVPLTTDLKPSLPSEAERIRNCGGRVLALEKEPHIQRVWLPNEDAPGLAMSRAFGDFMLKNYGIISRPDVSYHHLSSNDQFLVLATDGVWDVLSNDQVVSIVCSTNDGAAAAKAVVEASIDAWKQKFPNTKRDDCTAICLFLQQRASLQNST